The Arachis hypogaea cultivar Tifrunner chromosome 16, arahy.Tifrunner.gnm2.J5K5, whole genome shotgun sequence genome contains a region encoding:
- the LOC112754458 gene encoding auxin response factor 5, whose amino-acid sequence MALRPSFWTNNSWQPVAAPVRTYTKVQKAGSVGRSIDVTTFKNYEELIRAIECMFGLDGLLNDTKGSGWKLVYVDYESDVLLVGDDPWEEFVGCVRCIRILSPSEVQQMSEEGMKLLNSGALQGINV is encoded by the exons AATAACTCATGGCAACCAGTTGCTGCGCCCGTGCGAACCTACACTAAG GTGCAAAAGGCAGGATCTGTAGGAAGATCAATTGATGTCACAACTTTCAAGAACTACGAAGAGCTGATCCGCGCGATTGAATGCATGTTCGGACTAGATGGTCTGCTGAATGACACCAAAGGTTCCGGCTGGAAACTGGTGTATGTGGATTATGAGAgtgatgttcttcttgttggggaTGATCCTTGGGA GGAATTTGTCGGCTGCGTTCGATGCATCAGAATCTTATCGCCTTCAGAAGTTCAACAGATGAGTGAAGAGGGAATGAAGCTTCTCAACAGTGGAGCCTTGCAAGGGATCAATGTTTGA
- the LOC112754320 gene encoding probable pre-mRNA-splicing factor ATP-dependent RNA helicase DEAH5, with translation MAVESSQDLLKKLEYLSLVSKVCTEMESHTGNADKVLAEFITELGRSSENFEEFDAKLKENGAELPDYFVRTLLKIIHAILPPKKGSGNSDSKGSKLDGGGSKGKFKALAIADDRDRVKELQKEIEAEAKEEQGGDRDREINGEDGDRETDRGRRERIGRRDRYDKYDRDERYSDRDRNRNIDIDMDRDRDRDRDRDYDDERRDSRRRGRDREINSDSGRDNDKDRYERWRLNGYEDENDGYGKEDDGGGCGVERKGWREPIHGGGGEVELYKIYKGRVSRVMDTGCFVQLDDDRGKEGLVHVSQIATKRISNAKDVVKRDQEVYVKVISVSGHKLSLSMRDVDQHTGKDLPLKKSDEDTFRIQDLKDGAVARTGLSGIGIVEEDDMGKSRRPLKRMSSPERWEAKQLIASGVLSVSEYPTYDEEEDGLMYEEEGAEEELEIELNEDEPAFLQGQSRHKMDTSPVKIFKNPEGSLGRAAALQSALIKERREVREQQQRTMLDSIPKDLNRPWEDPMPESGERHLAQELRGVGLSAYDMPEWKKDAYGKTITFGQRSKLSIQEQRQSLPIYKLKKELIQAVHDNQVLVVIGETGSGKTTQITQYLAEAGYTTRGKIGCTQPRRVAATSVAKRVAEEFGCRLGEEVGYAIRFEDSTGPDTVIKYMTEGMLLREILADENLSRYSVIMLDEAHERTINTDVLFGLLKQLVQCRPELRLIVTSATLDAEKFSGYFFNCNIFTIPGRTFPVEILYSKQPESDYLDAALITVLQIHLTEPEGDILLFLTGQEEIDFACQSLYERMKGLGKNVPELIILPVYSALPSEMQSRIFDPAPPGKRKVVVATNIAEASLTIDGIFYVIDPGFAKQNVYNPKQGLDSLVITPISQASAKQRAGRAGRTGPGKCYRLYTESAYRNEMPPTTIPEIQRINLAMTTLNMKAMGINDLLSFDFMDPPSSQAIISAMEQLYSLGALDEEGLLTKLGRKMAEFPLDPPLSKMLLASVDLGCSDEILTIISMIQTGNIFYRPREKQAQADQKRAKFFQPEGDHLTLLAVYEAWKAKNFSGPWCFENFVQSRSLRRAQDVRKQLLTIMDKYKLDVVSAGKNFTKIRKAITAGFFFHAARKDPQEGYRTLVENQPVYIHPSSSLFQRQPSWVIYHELVMTTKEYMREVIVIDPKWLVELAPRFFKVSDPTKMSKRKRQERIEPLYDRYQEPNSWRLSKRRA, from the exons ATGGCGGTGGAGAGTTCACAGGATTTGTTGAAGAAGCTCGAGTACTTGTCTCTCGTTTCGAAGGTTTGCACAGAAATGGAGTCTCACACCGGAAACGCTGATAAGGTACTTGCTGAGTTCATCACCGAGTTGGGTCGATCTTCCGAGAACTTCGAAGAATTCGATGCGAAACTGAAGGAGAACGGTGCCGAATTGCCCGATTATTTTGTCCGGACACTTCTCAAGATAATCCACGCTATTCTCCCTCCGAAGAAGGGTTCCGGCAACAGCGACAGTAAGGGTTCGAAGCTGGACGGTGGTGGTTCCAAGGGGAAGTTCAAGGCACTGGCTATTGCGGATGATAGGGACAGGGTTAAGGAGCTGCAGAAGGAGATTGAAGCTGAAGCCAAAGAGGAACAAGGTGGTGACAGAGACAGAGAGATAAACGGTGAAGATGGGGACAGAGAAACAGACAGAGGTAGAAGGGAAAGAATTGGCAGAAGGGACAGGTATGATAAATATGATAGAGATGAAAGGTATAGTGATAGAGATAGgaatagaaatatagatatagatatggatagagatagagatagagatagagatagagattaTGATGATGAAAGAAGGGATTCTAGGAGAAGGGGAAGGGATAGAGAGATTAATAGTGATAGTGGTAGGGATAATGATAAGGATAGATATGAGAGGTGGAGGTTAAATGGGTATGAAGATGAAAATGATGGTTATGGCAAAGAAGATGATGGTGGTGGCTGTGGTGTTGAGAGGAAAGGTTGGAGGGAACCGATACATGGTGGGGGTGGTGAAGTTGAGTTGTATAAGATTTATAAAGGGAGGGTTTCAAGGGTGATGGATACGGGTTGCTTTGTTCAGTTGGATGACGATAGAGGGAAGGAAGGACTGGTGCATGTTTCGCAGATTGCAACTAAGAGGATTAGTAATGCGAAGGATGTGGTGAAGCGGGATCAGGAGGTTTATGTGAAGGTAATATCTGTTTCTGGTCACAAGTTGAGTCTGTCAATGAGGGATGTTGATCAGCATACTGGCAAAGATCTTCCGTTGAAGAAAAGTGATGAGGACACATTTCGGATTCAGGATTTAAAGGATGGGGCAGTTGCAAGGACGGGTCTGTCAGGTATCGGGATTGTGGAGGAGGATGATATGGGTAAATCACGGAGGCCTTTGAAGAGGATGAGCTCTCCTGAGAGATGGGAGGCAAAGCAGTTGATTGCTTCAGGTGTTTTGAGTGTTTCAGAGTACCCAACTTATGACGAGGAGGAGGATGGGCTGATGTACGAGGAGGAAGGTGCTGAGGAGGAGCTTGAGATTGAGTTGAATGAGGATGAACCGGCATTTTTGCAAGGGCAGAGCAGGCATAAAATGGATACATCTCCTGTCAAGATTTTCAAAAATCCAGAGGGTTCTCTTGGTCGTGCTGCTGCCCTCCAGTCTGCACTTATAAAGGAGCGTAGAGAAGTACGAGAACAGCAGCAGCGCaccatgcttgattctattccaaAGGATCTCAATCGTCCTTGGGAAGACCCTATGCCAGAGTCTGGTGAAAGGCATCTTGCTCAGGAGCTTAGGGGTGTTGGTTTGTCAGCCTATGATATGCCAGAATGGAAGAAGGATGCTTATGGGAAGACCATTACTTTTGGGCAAAGGTCAAAGCTTTCTATTCAAGAACAGAGGCAGAGTCTCCCAATTTACAAGTTAAAAAAAGAATTGATTCAGGCTGTCCATGATAATCAGGTGTTGGTGGTAATTGGTGAAACAGGCTCAGGCAAAACTACTCAGATCACACAGTATCTTGCTGAAGCAGGTTACACCACAAGAGGTAAAATTGGATGCACTCAACCTCGTAGGGTGGCTGCAACGTCAGTTGCAAAGAGAGTGGCAGAAGAGTTTGGATGTCGATTGGGAGAAGAAGTTGGTTATGCCATTCGGTTTGAAGATTCTACGGGACCAGATACTGTAATCAAGTACATGACCGAAGGTATGCTTCTTAGGGAAATACTGGCTGATGAGAATCTGTCACGGTATTCTGTCATAATGCTTGATGAAGCCCATGAAAGGACCATTAATACTGATGTTCTTTTTGGACTGCTTAAGCAGCTAGTGCAGTGTAGACCTGAGTTGCGATTGATTGTCACATCTGCCACTCTGGATGCAGAGAAGTTCTCAGGATATTTCTTTAACTGTAACATCTTTACAATACCCGGGAGAACTTTCCCTGTGGAGATTCTTTATAGTAAGCAGCCAGAAAGTGATTACTTAGATGCAGCTTTAATCACTGTCCTACAGATCCACTTGACTGAACCTGAAGGAGACATTCTTCTCTTCTTGACTGGCCAAGAGGAGATTGATTTTGCTTGTCAATCTCTCTACGAAAGAATGAAGGGATTAGGTAAGAATGTTCCAGAACTGATAATATTACCTGTTTATAGTGCCCTTCCTAGTGAAATGCAGTCTAGGATATTTGACCCTGCTCCTCCCGGGAAAAGGAAAGTGGTTGTGGCAACTAACATTGCTGAGGCTTCTTTGACTATTGATGGGATATTTTACGTTATTGATCCTGGGTTTGCAAAGCAAAATGTTTATAACCCAAAACAAGGACTTGATTCATTGGTGATAACTCCGATATCACAAGCTTCAGCCAAACAAAGAGCAGGACGTGCAGGGCGTACTGGACCTGGAAAATGCTATCGCCTATATACTGAGAGCGCATATAGGAATGAGATGCCTCCCACCACGATTCCTGAGATTCAAAGGATAAATCTTGCAATGACTACTCTCAACATGAAAGCTATGGGAATAAATGATCTTCTGTCCTTTGATTTTATGGATCCACCATCATCCCAAGCTATTATTTCAGCCATGGAACAGCTCTATAGTCTTGGAGCATTGGATGAAGAGGGCCTTTTAACCAAATTGGGGAGGAAAATGGCAGAATTTCCCTTGGATCCACCATTGTCTAAGATGTTACTTGCCAGTGTGGACCTTGGATGTAGTGATGAGATATTGACGATAATTTCCATGATTCAGACTGGCAATATTTTTTACAGGCCTAGGGAAAAGCAAGCCCAAGCAGATCAGAAGAGGGCAAAGTTTTTCCAGCCTGAAGGTGACCATCTCACACTGCTTGCTGTTTATGAGGCTTGGAAAGCCAAGAATTTTTCGGGACCATGGTGTTTTGAGAACTTTGTTCAATCTCGATCATTGAGGAGAGCACAGGATGTCAGGAAACAGCTTCTCACCATCATGGATAA GTATAAATTGGATGTTGTAAGTGCTGGAAAAAACTTTACCAAGATCAGAAAGGCGATCACTGCAGGATTCTTTTTCCATGCAGCAAGGAAGGATCCCCAGGAAGGCTACAGAACCCTTGTTGAGAACCAGCCTGTATATATCCATCCAAGTTCATCTTTGTTCCAGAGACAACCTAGTTGGGTCATCTACCATGAACTTGTTATGACTACTAAGGAATATATGCGTGAGGTCATAGTGATAGATCCTAAATGGCTTGTTGAATTGGCCCCAAGATTCTTCAAAGTATCAGATCCTACAAAGATGAGCAAGCGAAAGCGTCAAGAGCGGATTGAACCACTCTATGACAGATATCAGGAGCCAAATTCATGGCGTTTGAGTAAACGCCGTGCTTGA
- the LOC112756499 gene encoding probable methyltransferase At1g29790, which yields MGSVSLKIGDGTARFRKATLCSSAVNIVMIFSVITTNLFALYAFTSSPKHTQILHNNKNISIISEQVSIILREINLSQKKLAQMEKELLGYESIDLSRPNIANELKMFLQHHQLPLGKDSRTGITEMVPSVGHLCEKNSDLLSQYMSYKINAPCNDDWSVAQKLIVKGCEPLPRRRCFSKTVSKVGLNPFPNSLWNPFVVGSSGNKSVNWSGLNCKSFECLKGKKLSKECIDCFDLVKNGNENQRFVKVKSKNDFLVDDVLDLGSSNGGVRIGFDIGGGSGTFAARMAERNVTVITSTLNVDAPFSEFIAARGLFPLYLSLDHRFPFYDNVFDLIHASSAIDVVGVGGKIEKLEFLMFDIDRVLRAGGLLWIDNFYCANEEKKQALTRLIEKFGYKKLKWVVGEKVDSSGSGKSEVVLSAVLQKPVRA from the coding sequence ATGGGTTCTGTTTCTCTGAAAATTGGTGATGGAACTGCCAGATTCAGAAAAGCAACACTCTGTTCTTCAGCTGTGAACATAGTTATGATCTTCTCCGTCATAACCACAAATCTTTTTGCTCTTTATGCTTTCACTTCTTCACCAAAACACACTCAGATTCTTCACAACAACAAGAACATATCCATAATCTCAGAACAAGTTTCCATTATACTGAGAGAGATTAATCTGTCTCAGAAGAAACTTGCCCAGATGGAAAAGGAGCTCCTTGGCTATGAAAGCATTGATCTTTCAAGACCCAACATTGCAAATGAGTTGAAAATGTTCCTGCAGCATCACCAGCTACCTCTAGGCAAAGATTCAAGAACTGGGATCACTGAGATGGTTCCTTCTGTTGGCCATTTGTGTGAGAAAAATTCAGACTTGTTGTCACAGTACATGAGCTACAAGATCAATGCTCCTTGCAATGATGATTGGAGTGTTGCACAGAAGCTGATTGTGAAAGGGTGTGAGCCATTACCAAGAAGAAGGTGCTTTTCAAAGACAGTTTCAAAGGTAGGACTTAACCCTTTTCCCAATTCTCTTTGGAACCCTTTTGTTGTTGGTAGTAGTGGTAACAAGAGTGTTAATTGGAGTGGACTTAATTGCAAGAGTTTTGAGTGTTTGAAAGGGAAAAAGTTGAGTAAAGAATGCATTGATTGCTTTGATTTGGTTAAGAATGGTAATGAGAATCAAAGGTTTGTGAAGGTTAAGAGTAAGAATGATTTTCTTGTTGATGATGTTTTGGATTTGGGAAGTAGTAATGGAGGTGTTAGAATTGGTTTTGATATTGGTGGTGGTTCTGGAACATTTGCAGCTAGAATGGCTGAGAGGAATGTTACTGTGATCACTAGCACTCTCAATGTTGATGCACCATTCAGTGAGTTCATTGCTGCAAGAGGGCTTTTCCCTCTTTACTTGAGCTTAGATCATAGGTTCCCTTTCTATGACAATGTGTTTGATCTGATTCATGCTTCAAGTGCAATTGATGTTGTTGGTGTTGGAGGGAAGAtagagaagttggagtttttGATGTTTGATATTGATAGAGTTTTAAGGGCTGGTGGTTTGTTATGGATTGACAACTTCTATTGTGCCAATGAAGAGAAGAAACAAGCTTTGACAAGGTTGATTGAGAAGTTTGgttacaagaaattgaaatgggtTGTAGGAGAAAAGGTTGATAGTAGTGGATCAGGAAAATCTGAAGTTGTGTTGTCTGCTGTGCTTCAGAAACCGGTTAGAGCATAA